One genomic segment of Burkholderia multivorans ATCC BAA-247 includes these proteins:
- a CDS encoding metal-dependent hydrolase family protein, with protein sequence MTITVLQGGNVLDLERGVLLEHHHVVIEGERIVEVTDRAVDFPNAQVIDVRGKTVMPGFIDCHVHVLASNANLGANATQPNILAAIRSLPILDAMLSRGFTSVRDAGGADWGLMQAVDTGLVAGPRIFPSGKALSQTGGHGDFRPRGDLLEPCSCCFRTGAIARVVDGVESVRLAVREEIQKGATQIKIMASGGVASPTDPIANTQYSEDEIRAIVDEAEAANTYVMAHAYTGRAIARAVRCGVRTIEHGNLVDEAAAQLMHEHGAFVVPTLVTYDALAKHGAAFGLPADSVAKVASVQQKGRESLEIYAKAGVKMGFGSDLLGEMHAFQSGEFRIRAEVLGNLEALRSATTVAAEIVNMVGQLGVVAAGAIADLVVLDGNPLDDIGVVAGEGEHIACVLQRGMLVKTRDGSR encoded by the coding sequence ATGACCATTACCGTGCTTCAGGGCGGCAACGTGCTCGACCTCGAACGAGGCGTGTTGCTCGAACATCATCATGTCGTGATCGAGGGCGAACGAATCGTCGAAGTGACCGATCGGGCGGTGGACTTTCCGAATGCGCAGGTGATCGATGTGCGCGGGAAGACCGTCATGCCGGGATTCATCGATTGCCACGTGCACGTGCTGGCTTCGAATGCGAATCTCGGCGCCAATGCGACGCAGCCGAATATTCTCGCAGCGATTCGATCGTTGCCGATTCTCGATGCGATGTTGTCGCGCGGGTTTACCAGCGTGCGCGATGCCGGGGGCGCGGACTGGGGATTGATGCAGGCGGTCGACACCGGACTCGTTGCGGGACCGAGGATTTTTCCGTCGGGGAAAGCGTTGTCGCAGACGGGCGGGCACGGGGATTTTCGGCCTCGCGGCGATTTGCTCGAGCCCTGTTCCTGCTGCTTTCGCACCGGGGCGATTGCACGTGTCGTGGACGGCGTCGAAAGCGTGCGGCTCGCCGTGCGCGAAGAGATCCAGAAAGGCGCAACACAGATCAAGATCATGGCTTCCGGCGGCGTTGCGTCGCCGACCGATCCGATCGCCAACACGCAATATTCCGAGGACGAGATTCGCGCCATCGTCGACGAAGCCGAGGCCGCGAATACTTACGTGATGGCGCATGCGTACACGGGGCGCGCGATTGCCCGTGCCGTGCGATGCGGCGTGCGGACGATCGAGCACGGGAATCTCGTCGACGAGGCGGCCGCGCAGCTCATGCACGAGCACGGCGCGTTCGTGGTGCCGACGCTCGTGACTTATGATGCGCTTGCCAAACATGGCGCGGCGTTCGGGCTGCCCGCCGACTCCGTTGCAAAGGTGGCATCCGTGCAGCAGAAAGGACGCGAGTCGCTCGAAATCTATGCGAAGGCCGGCGTGAAAATGGGGTTCGGCTCGGACCTGCTCGGCGAAATGCACGCGTTTCAGTCGGGCGAGTTTCGGATTCGGGCGGAAGTGCTCGGGAATCTTGAAGCGCTCAGATCGGCAACGACCGTGGCAGCGGAGATCGTCAATATGGTGGGACAACTCGGCGTCGTGGCCGCCGGTGCCATTGCCGACCTCGTCGTACTCGACGGCAATCCGCTCGACGATATCGGCGTCGTGGCGGGCGAAGGCGAGCATATCGCCTGCGTGCTTCAGCGCGGGATGCTCGTGAAGACGCGCGACGGCAGCCGTTAA